DNA sequence from the Malus sylvestris chromosome 10, drMalSylv7.2, whole genome shotgun sequence genome:
gataaaaaaaaaacacaacaaagTGATTTCCGTACTCCCTTTTTACCTCCTGCACCCCTTGTTTTTCTAGTCCTCGTATCGAATAAACTCAAAGGCGAATCAAGGTACGCAAATAATGGGAGGAGTGTAGAAGGAGAAAACGGAAATTCGAAAATCACTACCATGAAAAAAAATCCTTCTATTAGTTAATTTGAACTTAAAGCAGCAAACCCACCACCTTTCATCATCTGCTTAAACTCCTTGAAATTCACCCTCCCATCACCATCCACATCAACCTTCTTTATCATGATCGTGCAATCCTCCAGTGTCTTCCCTTGCTTGAGCCCCAAGGAAGACAAAACCGACCGCAGCTCGTCCACCGTGATGAACCCGTCTCCGTTCTGATCAAACACATTGAACGCCTCCCTCATGTCCTCCTCCTCGTCCCTCTCGTCCATGATCGTCTGGTACAACGCCCCGAACTCATCCATGTCCACGAACCCATCTCCATTCACATCGATTTTTTCGATCATCTGGATCAAGTCCTTGTCCGGAATGTAAATCCCCAGCTTCTCCAACGAGTCCCTCATCTCCTTCTTCGTGATCCGTCCGTCCCCGTTCTGATCAAACATATGGAAAACCCGCCGTAGCTCCGCCTTGTCCATTAAAATTGCTACAAATTGATTGACCACCAAATCCCACGATTCGAAATTCGATCGGATATTGAGGAACCAGCAACAAAGCCCAAATGatcaaattattttgttttcttgaagAAGTGGGGAACGAAGGGTAGAAAATATGGGGAAAAcctgaagaaaaaaatggtTAGGAAAATTGGGTAATACCGAACTGACAATTTGTGGTGGGAGTTGGTCGGAGTTGTTATAAGGAAAATAGAGGTGAAAAAACGATGAGGGTCAAACGTTTGAACGTTGGTGAATGATTggattaaaattttggtttttaacgTTGTCGGTTGAAAAACGCGGGTATTGGTTTGAAGTCGTTTGATTTGAAAGCCGCGTTTTTGCGGCACTGCGTTTATAAGGAGTTTCAAACGTTCATCTGACCGTTATTTGTGGCGCCGTATTTTCTCAAATTAGGACTttgattttagggttttttttttgtcggtcAAAGGTATTGCTTTTTGTTGAACACAAGTTTTGGGGAAATCCTAAGTTTGGGCATGCCTAAAATATAAGAGGgagttttggataatgttccaaAACTTGCTTGCTTTTTGTGGTGAGGATAACTTCCATTCAATTATCATACTCAGTAATTAATACTGCTCGTGCTCGACTCCCATGACTTGGGTTAATTTGCAATTAAAGAGGATGTGTAGACGTGAGTTAAGCTAGTTTGCAATGATAGAGAATGACGTGAGTTAGGCTAGTTTGTAGTGATAGAGGATTCATATGTAATAAGgtttatttgtaccatactttaCCAATCATGAAACTACCAAGTACCAGTCAACTTCATACGTTCAAGGACCCATTGTAGGATTCGTGTTTAGGATCCCATGTtgaagcacaagagtttctCTCCAAACAGGAGGTCAATCACAAACTGACACATATCAACGTCAGAATAAAACTCCTAGAGTCCCACATCGATTGTGGGCAAAAGCAAGAGACTCTTCTCAACTATAAAATGAGACTATTATCCTACAATTGTGCTTAAACCATTGTATTATGTAAACTTTACAttattaataagaactcctctaccctcgtggacgtagcccaacttagggtgaaccacgtacatcttgtgtttgcttccctatctctatctttCTACATATTATTCTCACTAGGTGACTAGATCAACATTGCAAAGGTTATAAACTTAAGACTTTACGTTGTCCAAAGTCTTACTGAtgttgtgcatcaacatttgacgccatctgtgggaacgacacttattcttaCTCTCACAAGCTTTGTCAAGTTGGTTTCCATACACTCTCCTTCGATCAAGCATCCTTCTCCAACATGaggagtgaaggaagccacatcacaTAAAAGGACACCCCCTCATGCCTAGCGCGAGGCAATGAATGAAGGAGGGAGAAAAAAAAGGTTGCTCTTCAAACTAAAGTTGAAGAGCTTGAAGCTCATAACAACAAAATGATGATCATGACTAAGATGCTCTTCAAACTAAAGGTTACTTCATGCAAAAAGAAAATCAACATAGCGTTTGCTTAATACTTATTtatccaaattttataaatgaaaaatggggggggggggaaataGGAAAAGAATAAAGATGTGAGAGTAGTAAAAGGGCCCGAAGAATGAGGAGCAAGTCAGATTCAGGCGAGAGCTACGGACCATTTGGATTTCGCAACGTTTCTAATTCTGGTGCAGACGACGATACGTACTGCTCTCTCTGATGTCGAAgtgtgcgtttggtacgcagacgggacgggacgggacggaacgggacggaacgaaggtgtaatttttgaaaaagacatggggtatatttgtcttaaaatggtaaaacattgtgttccacagacgtggaacaaacccgttccagggggggcaggtgggacgcaaaaacacccaaaatctgtcccgtggaacagcccgttccacccatttttggcgcaccaaacgcgggacggaacgcctcgtcccgttccgtcccgtcccgtcccgtcccacataCCAAACGCACATGAGCAGCCACTAGGGTTCTATTTTGCTCAAGAGGCTCCGGCCCATAGATTTAAAAACTAGTGATCTCGGACCATTGGTTCAAGGTTGGGCTTTGTATCAAGACTGACAAAAATTACTCGCGGCAGTGCTGGTACGACGGTATTACAAATTAATAACTTGTTATAATGTGTTAATTTTTGGCCATAACTGATTAACTTGAGATACTACAACAGTAGCTGAATGAAAGTACTTTTCGTACAACAAGACTCATGATAACCATTCGAAATAAATAACGAATAATTCTTTTATTGAGGAAAAATTCAATTACCTCGTTTCAATCATTGATTGTGGTTCAAATTGCCACATTGATTTTCTATTTGGGTTTGGGACTCCTTTGAAAACTTTATACGTTCAGACTTAGCTACAGACTACAGTATATGCATTTACTTGATACACTCACCATTGAATGGCCGGATATCCAATAAAAAAGAGCGAATGTCATATCCATAAGTAGTTTCGTTCAATGTTTTGGTAAATAGTCACATGCAACGCATGTGAGCCATTTTTCTAAAATAATTTGGTATTTATGTCTATTTCTTCCCCTCACATCGGCTTAAAGCCTAGTTTAGAAGGCACTGCtagatttttcctttttatgtATGTGAAAGAACCCATCAAGGTACCACTAGATCATGCaaatagggatgggcaatggttatggcgggcgggtaaccgcggttaatttatctataaccgtttatactcatacccgcataaccgtttacctgttgggtaattgcctaaacggttatacctatacccataaccatttaatacccgtttacccatttatcctttttaacccgtttTTCGTCttctttttttaccattactcTTTTTTCAcctgtctacatgttttttaacaacttgaaaattaaaaaaaatttatcataattttttttttgacaattaaacaccgttataggtacattcatcatacatttccctattttaattttttaagtccttataccattccaataattgaaataatagtttacggacgatatttttaactattaccaatgaaggtaaatataatatttgctaaatattattgggttacaaaaattgtttagaagacatttatgtcaaagcatttctgtcaatttcacggttacccgcaAAGAATTTAagttaatttggccaattccttgatgatgagaatcatcattcctgtagtagtgttattgagagaaagACCGATGAAtttcttgctaatttattgggtgctaagtattattggatcgagaacatgatttatgttatttttacatatataaaataaatgagtaaacggttacccgtttataaccgcggttaatacccataaccgctcatttaaatttcgcgggtaaacggttatacccataaccgtttatttatctaaacggttacccataaccgtaaccgtttaatttaaatggacgggtaaccgtggttatccataaccaatgggtatttgctcATCCCTACATGCAAACCAGGAAGCAAGACATTACATAAGGCAGAAAAAGGGGACTCAAACTAAGTAGTCACTATTACAACTATCTCTTCTGCCCTCTTTTGTTATAGTTTGTATGGTTCTGGAGAAGAGGTGAGAGCACAGCGCCATCACATCCTCCAACCACTATAATTCACCGTTCAACTATGTTCATCTTCAAACAGAATCCAAAATACAGGGTATATGTGCTTCCCGAAGAGCTCTAGTCACTTAAACCGATCTTCTCATGGTTCCCTGTCCTGCAAGGTACCTATCCCTTATTCTTCCAGCAAGCCGGAAAGAAAGAGTTTGGAGAGATGTTTCGACATCTCCACTACCCAGTACACAAAGAACAAAGCTCGTATAATATCTCAAGTAAACTCCACTAGATACTAGCAAATAATCACAACAGAACAAAACATTTCAAGTGTAAAAGTACGGGTAACCAAAGTCACCATAACAACCACATGTAATGGAACAAAACTTTGCTGAACAGTGCGCAGAACAAAGAAGTTCATAGAAGCAGGTTTTAAACATAAACCAGTCTGTTACTTTGTTTCTCACACAGCTACACTAATCTCAAATTCACATAAGCCTTTATGATTCAGCCCTATCACCAGCTCAAGCAACTATAGCCATCTCAAAACAAACGCCCCATGAACATTAGCACTTGCCTAGTTCATCATCATTGATACTGTAACTAATATTAGGTAAAAATCTAAACTCACGAACCTCCTTCGTACGCTTGTTGAATTATATTACCCTTATGTGACATTCCATAGAATTCCACAATTTACAGAGGTTATGCTGCACTCAAGTCCAGTAAACTTAGCTACCACTCTTCGCTCACATAAGCTATGGCTTTTACAAACTAAAGATCCCCAATCCAGCTAATTTAAGTCAAAATCTAAGATTATTTCTCAAGCTGCGCCTACGAACTGAGACCCACATTCATACTCCATCCAAATCACAATGTATGCTTTATTTCCTTGATTTGCTCCTACTTCAGAAACACTACCCTCGTATTACTAAATGGAACAATTGAATAAGCACTTCTGATCCCCAAATCTATGGCTCAAGAACTTTACTTCATTCTCCTACATTTTGTCAATAATCACCAACGAAATCAGACACCGACAAAAGCACTTAGATTACGACAGGCAGAAACCACAATAAGCAATTCAacattccaacatattcaaATCATGAAATTGAGCAACAATTTTCTCAATTCATACACAGAAATCCAAAGCATTACACCCACAGCATTAAACAACTGGTTCCACAAAATTCCCGCGGAGCCAGAAAATCGCATTATTATATTCAAAAACAGAGTAAGATCCCTGGAATTTCACTACCCTAAGCTTATGGAATGTCCCAGGGTTTGGCCTCAGGGACAGCAACCACCATACCTTGAAGCTCCGGAGTGAGGACGACCTGGCATCCGAGCCTGGAGTGCTTGTTGAGAACCCTAGCCCTCGAGTTCCTCTTCAGCACGTACTCCTCGTCGTAGGACCGCGGCGGGAGCTTGTCGAACCATTCCTGAGCGATGTTGACTTCGCACTCGGCGGAGCAGGCGTCGATGTCCTCGAGCCGGTGGGAGGCCGGTTCGATAAGGCCGCCCTGGGCCAGGGCCTTGAGGAGAGTGTGGCCCGATAGGCCCACGACCTCGCGCTTGCGGCCGTCGACGTCGATCGCGAAGAGCTTGACGATTCGGTCGGAGACTTTGGCGGAGTGGGTGGAGGAGGATGGGGAGGTGGAGGAGGCGGAGGATCTGGAGATGAGGGAGAGGGAAGGGAGACGGTGGAGGATTTGGGAGTGACGGAGTCTCTGAAGGCTCGCCATCGCCATTGTTTTGTTTCAGGTTCGGGAAAGATTTGGCTGTTGATGACAGAGGTTTTCAGAAAATGGTTTGTtgtaaaatgaaaaagaaaagaaaatagaaactcCACCACGAAATGGAAAAAGAGGAAAATACACCAAAATATGAAACATATGGAAAATTGTGTCATTTTGCATTCCTCGTGTACAAATCTTTTTACATTTTTAGTAGTACTAGTCCCTTGTCAcacgaattttttatttttttgcacaaaccaatttttttttctcaagtcTTACCTAAATGTGATTATAATATATCTCTACTATTAAAAATAAGAGTAAATTATAGCAAatgtctctcaactttaaccgaATTAGAGGAATAattcttcaactaaaaatctattatcgTTGGCCCTTCaattcatcaaaacatatagctatggtcattttcgacAACTCCTACAGAAttatgtcaaaatgagttatgttggaataatcattgctacaattagatTAGAATTGAAGGATCATTGctctaattgggttaaagttgagagactattttctccaattggattaaatacaatttttcttatttgattttcCATATTTGCCCTTTGATTCAGTCTTATGTGCATGGtacgtgactcattttgacagaagttctaacggagttgacgaaaatgatcataactgcacgttttgatgagttgagggatcaaTGATATTGGATTTTTAGTTCAggaaccattgctccaattgggttaaagttgagagattaCTACCCTTTGATTAacgttggtttggtattgctgtatttataaaaaaaaattacttctgTTGTGCTGTAAAAATAAATcactgtaaaataaagttgtgtgtttgataaacttttctttttgtaaaagtgttccggccaaaccacgacgatgATTTAGTCGTCAAGTAAGgtatcattttttttgtctcgtggagaagtatgattttttttttaatcattcgatttcgttgagtattgaagaagttacgaatgtttaaagtttattCAGTTGAATCTTAttttacactttcctatcttcattttgatatattataggtcgaatttggttagattgagttacgaagctttgaaaattgtccaaattTTTGGTCAAGAGCTTCGGGACAtttaatggagtttttaacataataactaaaataatggatggtggataatctcaatgaccatttctattgattttcaattttaggaagcaaaatgatgtgttatgcaaatctcaatgatattttggctaaaaaaccaATTGAAAATTACTTATTAAAGGTAATGTAttttgtggttcatagttttCAGTCAGTAATCAGATTTTCTGGCAATCAGAAATTTGACCTTATACTTTCAATCTTCTGTTTTCTGAACCTTTCTGCACCAGTATTTAGCTGTCGGAGTCTTACCAGGAAAGCTTCCTCAACTGCACCGAGACCTGAACTTTCTGTGTATACACATGAGCTTCAATGATGCGAATGATATTTTAACTACTTTCTGTCTTCTGAGAAGCTTCCCTGCTCTACAGGAGCTTGAAATTCGGGTGAGTTTAATTTTATTCTGTTGATGCATGCATATCCTGGTGTTGAATTAAGAACGTCGACCCAACTCTCTACTCTAGAAATTTTAGTATCTGATGATGTAGACTTGTGTAGGCCAATAAAAAAGATCAGGCTGTTGTGGGAGATGTGAACTATGGGTTAGACAACAACCAGAATTGCTTATTGACCAAACTGCGACTTGTGAAGATAACCGGCATCTCTGGTGTCGGAGCTGAACTAGATGTCATCAGGTTTTTGCTTTCAAGTTCACCTGTGCTCAAGAAGATGATTGTTGCGCCTGCTACTGTCAATGAATGCAGCAGAAGACtaatttggaagtgcttttagaaaggattgaaagcgcttttggAAATATTTTGGTAGAAAAAGTTGAAAGTTGCAAGATCCTCTCCTCCTGGAGTTGCTAAATGAACATTTAAGATGCGTTTGATGCAAGCAAACTAGAAGAAATTACATGGACAGCAATTTTTGGTTTTCGATTCTGCTGTACTGGTCATTGCTATGCGTCATGTGTCATACAATTAACTAAAAGAAAGGGTTTTGTTCAGATAACCTCCAGAATCGAGGGCAATGCCTGATTGCTCTCCATGTTTGGGATAGCACGACAACAATTCTCGATTGTTCAACAACGAGTTTTAGAACAAAACTGATCTCATTTCTAACATATGGAGTTTTACATATTACAAGTCATCAAAATTAATCGTTGAGTCGCTAGACCAATAAATGTCTTTAGAATATGTAGATGAATTAGCTTCCATAAGGCAGTCCGAGTCTTCCAAGGCTTTGTCCATGGACTCTGCTAAATCTGCCTCCCACAAGCCTAACCTGCAGACTCTATTGTAAGTTTCATAATTCGATGCTCTTAGGCCCTCCGAAACGATCTCCCTTAAAGAATCACAAATCTCTTCACTACTGACGGCATCCAGAAAAGTTTGGGATAAAGCAGGTTGCCAGAAAACAACAATGGCACAGCTCTTATCCACTAACCGAACATCAAATTCTTCAGAGAAGACGGCATGTGACTTGTGCAACAAGCTCTTGAGCATCCCCGCAGTCATCCCATTTCTGAATCCCCATAAGAATACCAAATGATCACAGCTGACCTTTCTCATGTTCTTTGTCCAGACTCTGATATCCCCATTGGTTGATTCTTGGGGGTTGTCAGAACACGGATTGGAAATGTTTGTATACTCTTCGAGGGCTGGATCCAACAGTGCATTGTTAGATACCATAGCATTTTCGGAAATTTTCAGAATGGAGCAGAGCTTTGCAAAAAAGTAGCACATCTTCACAACACAAAGATTATGAATGTTGCCTTCATTTTCTGTAGATGACAACTCAAAAGAAGTTAGGTTTGCTCTGAAGTAAAGAGGGCATGACGGAAACCAATCTCACAAAAATGAGGTCAAAATATCTTCGAAACAGTGATTTGACACAAGAAATTCACAAGAGAACCAAGTAAACCCTCAAGAGCAACAAACATGTGATTACTGCACTCTATCCGACTGTGTCTGTGTGTTATGTGAAAACTaaactatgtttggatgaagaaatttaagattactaaggaattttaaaatgatggaaattgaaatgaagggattttattttctagaatttgtgaattttgttgtttggttaacttaaaagaacaatggaattgaaaacgaaatttgttaattttaaactcccaatcatagaaattgggaaatgacacctatttacatggaatttaaacttggaaattagaggccccaaattccaagttttttttccacgcggaaattctaaatttctatgttataaGTCCAAACAAGGGAactggtgcatgtcaatttataaattctgacttttatccaaattccaagtttatttccctcatccaaacatagtgacGGTATTGACTATACCTTGAGGCGAAATTTCCATATCAATGGGTGTGAAGTAATGATTATTCAAGTATGAAATAGCTGCAGGAATATTCTTCATCAGATGGCTGACATCAAGTATGTGGGGGAAAACCGAGCGCAAGGAACCCACAAACTCGTCTACATTAGTCGGCAGGGGAGAGAGAAACTCTGAATGAATAACTGTGAAATCTGCACAAAGCAAAATTAAACTATAAGTTGAGAAACTAGAAAAGAACAGAGGCCAAGTCAAGGGCATTAAAGCTCACATATATTTATTAAATAGAGATACACCATTAAGGGAATTGTGGGAGACAACAGGTTTCTGTGAAGCAGAAATCAAATCGATCACCTCTCGAAATCCACGAACTCTCTTGTTCTGTTCCTCCTCGAGGTTTTGAAGCTCTCTCTGCAAGCACACATTCAAACCAAATGCTTTATAAAAAGCCTGATGATGCAAAACACCAAGACTTGAAAATCACGTCACTACCTCAAACAATTCCCTGTCCTCTTTAGAACTTGTCAAAACAACACGAACAGCCTGAGTTCCTCCGCCCTTTGCTGGGATTATTAAAGGAACAAGGTCATCAGAGAACTCCTTCAACATCTGTAACCAACGAAAAAAAACATTGAATGGGATAAAATTCTGATTAAATATACCGTCATGGCGGCACCAGAAAAAAGGATTAAAAAGAACAAACGATCAACATACCTCCAGTGCAAGCTGGACTTGACGTTCACTACAAACATCTAGATCCATGCAAGGTCTTGTTCCGTACATTTCACTTCGCATTACAATTTTTCTCAAGGAACTCAACAGAGCATCTGCAAAATGACAAGAGGATACACATTTTAAcacaaaatataacaaaatcgAAATAGAATCTAGAACCCTTTTCTGTCCTTACCATCTTTCTTTGTGCTTTTGAATGCAGTTTTCCAATGCGTAACTCGCGATTTAATTCTTTCTACGAAAACTGTATCAGCAATGGTATGGGTCGAAGAAGTGTTCGTTACATAGCTGCTGGCGGCCGGATTCCCTATCCAAACTTTAGCCGCAGATTCCTGTGCTCTAGACAAGTACGAAATACCTGTCTCATTAGAAAAACACAAAATCTCAAAACAACATCAAAGTTACAGACTTGCAAAATCCCAAATTGTACAGTTTCCCCAATTCATCGAGACAAATTTCTTTCCGTAATTTCTTCTCTAGTTTTCGTAAAAATATTAACTTGGGTAAAATCAGATTCCACAAAATTAGAACTGGGGAGTGAAATTAAACACCAAAACTTTACAGGGGAGGCTTACCATTATATATGCAGGCATTGAAATCAAAACCTTCTTCCGCCATGGAAGTCAAATGTGATGTTTGAGCTGAAAAGCTATAAGTTGGCATCCCCATCTTCAATTCATCCCTTGGGAACAATACAAAGTTGTATCTGCACCAATATCATCAAACCCACATCACCAAGTCACattattatacatatatatatatatatatgtatatgtaaatgtatatgtgtatgtataGGTATAGTAAGAGTGTACGGACGGGTGAAGGGTGAGCTTAGAGGCTCTGAGAGTGAAAGGGCAGGCGGCGAACTGGAGAAGCTGGAACCGCTCGGCGGCGTACTTGGCTTTCCAATACGACGTGTCGACGGTGTCGAAGGGCTGGGGGCGGAGCCACGGCGCACGATGCGACCCCGTTTTCTGCAGCGAGACGGCCACGAAGTCGGAACTGGACAAGTGGTTCTTGAACTCCTCCAGGGACTCGGAATAATTGGACTTCGTCACTTCCTTCACGGCCCATTTCCTTGAGacattggtggtggtggtggtggtgctgagAAAACGGCGCCGTATTTGTGGAGGCAGAGACGCCATGGTTTTCTTCTCTCCAGCGTCAACTCAGCCGCTACCCGTATCTGTACCGtacttgtttttcaattttgaaagtACTCTTAAAGGAGAGATGTTCtcttcctttattttgttacttgattgattaaaatttttttttttcaatttttgatctaTGTCTTTGAgtattaataatataataaattatttcaataataaaatattttttatttctaaatatattcatttaattttaaaaatgttacaattagtatatttatatttatgaataaattttttatcatatatttttagttttaatttgtacccgtttttaatttgtaattcttttttaacttgtaccaattttattttcaattttaatttatacccatgtattaatttctttttgtgctcatattttttaaagtttatttgtttttctacccatatatattttttttgtactttttattttgctaaatgtacccattcatgtaaaactttttaatcttaaaatgtactcattcttaaatataccaattttgtcacagcccgtcccgggatttttcattccgaggacgtgaaatttcaaaaataaCCTTAAACGAGATTAAGGTGTGTAAAGAGATGACATTTGTTTTATTTAAAGTTCCTAAACTATGGTTAATTTGTGTTAGGGACTAAAACTAGGTTGTAATGTTGTGTTTGGGTTAAGGTGGGATCCTCATACCTCAAAGCACTCCCTAAAACCCGTaacctttccttctctctcttcttcttccatttcagatctctctctctctctcaccctctcgaaCACACGGCAACCACCAAGACCACCACAAAAAAAACACCCTAAACTTCCACCAACGACGGATTTAAGAGTGCCATCGTACTCCTGAAGACCATACGATCACGATGATACCCATTTCAAGTAAGTttcacttcgaaaaccctagtttctaaagttgccgtgaatgtgtactgttcatgagctttgaattggttgtgttttaggccaaaccaagctcatagtgagctttagGAAGTCCCAAGGatgctcggagtgcttcgttggaagtttttggacgtaagaacacggagatcgacaagttcaaagtttggccgaagctttcgaggcattttccggcgaatccccggcgagttaggagtcgaggtaggtatcaatctcttcgtctcgtaaagtactacaactttcctttttgtttcactcaatttcgttgagtattgaagaagttatactcatttgaaaaatacccagtttccggcgacctccgaggctttcgaggcagtttccggccaaaccacggcgaactaggtgttgtgaaaggtaccattctctttgtctcttcaagggctacaactctcgttttttaatcacttgatttcgttgagaaatgacaaagttatggcaatttgaaaaactgcccggaaaacggccgccggaaaaaccagtccggcgacccaaggaagaagaaggtgctacagtaaaaaaataaaaataaaaataaaattattttaaaaatatgtcgacgtccgtgacgtcgagtagatcactgtggtatattcatatacctaaattgaacaccgtatgagaaagttattgaagattgttggttaggtgttcaaataacattttatagttttcacatttaggtgaaaatgtgaattgatgatccgaccgttggatcgtcaccaaactttgatacgttgtaatacgtaatatttgaggattattggaacttacggattgggaatccgagttacggatcttccggaattggaattgtaagtccataatataaaatgttaaccgtcacttagttttggaaattgacggagatccgaccgttggatggtaatgaaattttaggatgttgtcctagaggtataatgtggacctctggaagttatggatttaaaatctgaggggtggatcttccggatcaatctacgtagtgacgtattttatataagttatatattctatcgatatgaattctgaggttggaattgattattgttttaggcgccgatcgtcatgacgccttggcgtattgtgctagggagttgtag
Encoded proteins:
- the LOC126586480 gene encoding calmodulin-like protein 3 produces the protein MDKAELRRVFHMFDQNGDGRITKKEMRDSLEKLGIYIPDKDLIQMIEKIDVNGDGFVDMDEFGALYQTIMDERDEEEDMREAFNVFDQNGDGFITVDELRSVLSSLGLKQGKTLEDCTIMIKKVDVDGDGRVNFKEFKQMMKGGGFAALSSN
- the LOC126586482 gene encoding F-box/FBD/LRR-repeat protein At1g13570-like; protein product: MSFNDANDILTTFCLLRSFPALQELEIRANKKDQAVVGDVNYGLDNNQNCLLTKLRLVKITGISGVGAELDVIRFLLSSSPVLKKMIVAPATVNECSRRLIWKCF
- the LOC126586459 gene encoding poly(A)-specific ribonuclease PARN-like, which encodes MASLPPQIRRRFLSTTTTTTNVSRKWAVKEVTKSNYSESLEEFKNHLSSSDFVAVSLQKTGSHRAPWLRPQPFDTVDTSYWKAKYAAERFQLLQFAACPFTLRASKLTLHPYNFVLFPRDELKMGMPTYSFSAQTSHLTSMAEEGFDFNACIYNGISYLSRAQESAAKVWIGNPAASSYVTNTSSTHTIADTVFVERIKSRVTHWKTAFKSTKKDDALLSSLRKIVMRSEMYGTRPCMDLDVCSERQVQLALEMLKEFSDDLVPLIIPAKGGGTQAVRVVLTSSKEDRELFERELQNLEEEQNKRVRGFREVIDLISASQKPVVSHNSLNDFTVIHSEFLSPLPTNVDEFVGSLRSVFPHILDVSHLMKNIPAAISYLNNHYFTPIDMEISPQENEGNIHNLCVVKMCYFFAKLCSILKISENAMVSNNALLDPALEEYTNISNPCSDNPQESTNGDIRVWTKNMRKVSCDHLVFLWGFRNGMTAGMLKSLLHKSHAVFSEEFDVRLVDKSCAIVVFWQPALSQTFLDAVSSEEICDSLREIVSEGLRASNYETYNRVCRLGLWEADLAESMDKALEDSDCLMEANSSTYSKDIYWSSDSTINFDDL
- the LOC126586479 gene encoding uncharacterized protein LOC126586479, producing MAMASLQRLRHSQILHRLPSLSLISRSSASSTSPSSSTHSAKVSDRIVKLFAIDVDGRKREVVGLSGHTLLKALAQGGLIEPASHRLEDIDACSAECEVNIAQEWFDKLPPRSYDEEYVLKRNSRARVLNKHSRLGCQVVLTPELQGMVVAVPEAKPWDIP